From a single Nostoc sp. MS1 genomic region:
- a CDS encoding DUF4007 family protein codes for MAKLQLHFNGSFALKKDEVSRLLHAAAQEKGLDDSLPNLMEKTSLGNAKVGRVKSWAVRAGLVKNNRPSPEGEIVLRLDPNFESSITDWLMHFYLSFGDRGLLVAPENPTDWGAWTYFVYTFVPNYPKFTKEELLYHSASIFEEESKVIADRIKFILRAYTEFSALAACKFITQEKNEYVSGYARLPNAYLLGYFLAKLWERDFKGEGSVLTQSIVNDKMGLAAVLGVKAEALQEQLNTLEAYGIIEQRRAVPPFQVIPRWGEPLALLEKAYEG; via the coding sequence ATGGCTAAATTGCAATTGCATTTTAATGGTTCTTTTGCTTTAAAAAAAGATGAAGTAAGCAGATTACTTCATGCTGCTGCTCAAGAGAAGGGTTTAGATGATAGCTTGCCAAATTTGATGGAAAAAACAAGTTTAGGTAATGCCAAGGTAGGAAGGGTAAAAAGTTGGGCGGTACGTGCGGGTTTAGTTAAAAATAATCGTCCTAGTCCAGAAGGGGAAATTGTTTTACGGCTAGATCCCAACTTTGAGTCGAGTATTACAGATTGGTTAATGCACTTTTATTTAAGTTTTGGCGATCGCGGTCTTTTAGTAGCACCAGAAAACCCTACTGATTGGGGTGCTTGGACTTACTTTGTCTATACATTTGTACCTAATTATCCTAAATTTACTAAGGAAGAATTGCTATATCATAGTGCATCAATATTTGAAGAAGAAAGCAAAGTAATTGCTGATAGAATTAAGTTTATATTAAGAGCATATACTGAGTTTAGCGCTTTAGCAGCCTGCAAGTTTATCACTCAAGAAAAGAATGAATATGTGAGTGGATATGCCCGTTTACCTAATGCTTATTTATTAGGTTATTTCTTGGCTAAGTTATGGGAACGTGACTTTAAAGGCGAGGGTTCAGTTCTTACTCAGTCTATAGTGAACGACAAAATGGGGCTGGCTGCTGTCCTGGGAGTGAAAGCAGAGGCGTTACAAGAACAGCTAAATACCCTAGAAGCTTACGGCATCATCGAACAGCGTCGGGCAGTACCTCCTTTTCAGGTAATTCCGCGTTGGGGTGAACCCTTGGCACTGCTGGAGAAAGCCTATGAAGGCTGA
- the dndE gene encoding DNA sulfur modification protein DndE yields MEAPIERIRLSQTAKDQLLKLRRSTKIDQWNILCRWAFCRSLAEATPPSPVPIPQDSNVEMTWRVFGGEISDILLLALKQRCHNDKLPIDKETLATQFRLHLHRGIGYLAGDPNIKKIEDLIEIAIKDGKDIS; encoded by the coding sequence ATGGAAGCCCCAATCGAAAGAATTAGGCTATCGCAAACAGCCAAAGACCAACTGTTAAAACTCCGCCGCAGTACCAAAATCGACCAATGGAATATTTTATGTCGCTGGGCTTTTTGTCGTTCCCTCGCTGAAGCTACTCCACCTTCCCCTGTTCCCATTCCTCAAGATAGCAATGTGGAAATGACATGGCGTGTCTTTGGCGGCGAAATCTCCGATATTCTCCTCCTCGCCCTCAAACAACGCTGTCACAATGACAAACTCCCCATAGATAAAGAAACCCTCGCTACCCAATTCCGCTTACATTTACATCGGGGTATTGGCTACCTAGCAGGCGACCCAAATATCAAGAAAATTGAAGATTTAATAGAAATTGCAATAAAAGATGGAAAGGATATTAGTTAA
- a CDS encoding DNA phosphorothioation-associated putative methyltransferase, with protein MSEALEIERHRAAIARAEISRPVRLAIEWAVLNPDKTFFDYGCGYGGDVQRVANLGYNSAGWDPYYYPNEPITAADVVNLGYVLNVIEDQEERRQSLIQAWELTRNVLIVAAQVLINASSKAQLAYSDGIVTSRNTFQKYYEQAELKKYIDEVLNVDAVPVALGVYFVFRDEAEKESFKAIRFFSRTATPRVRIPTKRFEDYQEQLAPLMAFFTKRGRLPVKGELANEQELLSEFGNFRRAFAVVLQATDEAEWDAIAYRRSLDIQVYLALTHFDQRPRFSQLAPEMRHDIKAFFGSYEEACEVADQKLFSLGRPGVVQTACDKSKVGKHTRGALYVHVSALVALDPLLRIYEGCASRTIGRVDGATLIKYYIDQPQISYLFYPDFDTDPHPALKASITIDLKTLYVTHRDYSNRANPPVLHRKETFVTSNYPLYEQFAKLTQQEQQFGLLKQKSEIGTREGWQKCLAAHGVEIKGHEVYLIEEQSE; from the coding sequence ATGTCTGAAGCGTTAGAAATCGAGCGTCATCGAGCCGCGATCGCAAGAGCGGAAATCTCTCGTCCTGTAAGATTAGCTATAGAATGGGCAGTCCTTAACCCAGACAAGACATTTTTTGACTACGGTTGTGGTTACGGTGGTGATGTTCAGCGTGTGGCTAACCTTGGCTACAACAGCGCGGGTTGGGACCCTTATTACTACCCTAACGAACCAATTACCGCCGCCGATGTAGTTAATTTAGGTTACGTCCTCAACGTTATCGAAGACCAAGAAGAACGCCGTCAAAGTCTCATCCAAGCCTGGGAACTCACCCGTAATGTTTTAATTGTTGCAGCACAAGTATTAATTAACGCTTCTAGTAAAGCACAACTCGCTTATAGCGATGGTATTGTCACTAGCCGTAATACGTTTCAAAAATATTACGAACAAGCAGAACTAAAAAAATATATTGATGAAGTCCTAAATGTTGATGCGGTTCCCGTCGCCTTGGGGGTTTACTTCGTCTTCCGCGATGAAGCCGAAAAAGAAAGCTTCAAAGCTATTCGCTTCTTTTCTCGCACCGCTACACCGCGAGTCCGCATCCCGACAAAGCGGTTTGAAGACTATCAAGAACAACTTGCGCCTCTGATGGCATTTTTCACCAAGCGCGGTAGACTGCCAGTGAAAGGGGAATTAGCCAACGAACAAGAATTACTGAGCGAATTTGGTAATTTCCGCCGGGCTTTCGCTGTTGTCCTCCAAGCCACTGATGAAGCAGAATGGGATGCGATCGCCTATCGTCGTTCTTTAGATATCCAAGTTTACCTTGCTCTGACTCACTTTGATCAACGTCCCAGATTTTCCCAACTCGCACCAGAAATGCGCCATGATATCAAAGCTTTCTTTGGTAGTTACGAGGAAGCTTGCGAAGTCGCCGACCAAAAGTTATTTAGTTTAGGTAGACCAGGAGTTGTGCAAACAGCCTGCGACAAAAGCAAAGTTGGTAAACACACACGCGGCGCTTTATATGTCCATGTCTCTGCCTTAGTTGCCCTCGACCCATTGCTACGCATATATGAAGGTTGCGCCAGCCGTACCATTGGGCGTGTAGATGGAGCTACACTGATTAAATATTACATTGACCAACCGCAAATATCCTACCTATTTTATCCAGATTTCGACACTGACCCCCACCCTGCCCTCAAAGCTAGTATCACAATAGACTTAAAAACCCTGTATGTAACTCACCGCGATTACAGCAATCGCGCCAACCCACCCGTATTACACCGTAAAGAAACCTTCGTTACCAGTAACTACCCACTCTATGAACAATTTGCTAAACTCACTCAACAAGAACAGCAATTTGGGCTGCTGAAGCAAAAAAGCGAAATTGGTACTCGTGAAGGTTGGCAAAAATGTCTGGCTGCACATGGTGTAGAAATCAAAGGACATGAAGTGTATTTAATTGAGGAACAATCAGAATAA
- a CDS encoding HdeD family acid-resistance protein — protein sequence MMLDTSPETQATTRKNTTWIIALSIVLIVLGIIAILMPIVATIVSVSVFGWIFLIAGIVRLVKSFQSKPIRGFWLSLVIGIVYMIAGLILLSNLLAGAVTLTLVLASIFILEGIVEIIASFKARTGSHLSWLVLVDGIITLILGIFILYSWPNSSFWLIGLYVGISLIFSGASLLSIATATRKALALN from the coding sequence ATGATGCTCGATACCTCGCCAGAAACTCAAGCAACCACTCGCAAAAACACAACCTGGATTATTGCTCTGAGCATTGTGCTGATTGTTTTGGGAATAATTGCTATACTGATGCCCATCGTCGCCACAATTGTTTCTGTTTCAGTCTTCGGATGGATCTTTCTGATTGCAGGTATTGTCCGGCTGGTAAAATCGTTTCAATCCAAACCGATTCGGGGATTCTGGCTGAGTCTTGTGATAGGAATTGTTTACATGATTGCAGGTTTGATTCTTCTAAGTAATCTTTTAGCAGGAGCGGTTACTCTGACACTAGTTTTAGCCAGTATTTTTATATTAGAAGGAATTGTGGAAATTATTGCCAGCTTTAAAGCTCGGACTGGTAGTCATTTGTCCTGGCTGGTATTAGTAGATGGCATAATTACTCTGATTTTAGGAATTTTTATTTTGTATAGTTGGCCAAATAGCTCGTTCTGGCTAATTGGATTGTATGTTGGGATTAGTTTGATCTTCAGTGGCGCATCGCTGTTGTCAATTGCCACTGCTACTCGTAAAGCATTAGCTCTTAATTAA